A region of the Leptospira sp. WS39.C2 genome:
TCAGGTGGAGAAAAACAAAAAATCAATTTTGGTAGGATACTCGCTCAAGTTTGGGAAACACCACCACGGTATATTTTTTTGGACGAACCAGTCTCTGCTTTGGATATTCCTAACCAATACCAAACGTTAAACATCTGTCGCCACATGGCAGACAAAGGTTATGCAGTTTTTATGATCTTACACGATCTAAACCTAGCCTCGCAATATGCAGACAAAATCACCCTACTCAATCATGGGAAAATTATCGAATCAGGTAATCCAAAAGAGGTATTAACGATGAAAAATCTAGAAACCACTTTTGGGATTAAGACAAAAATACTCAAAACAAATGAAGTCAATTTTATCATACCGGAGATCATAGGAGGTCCAATATGAACGAAACACTAAAACAAAAATGGGAAAACTTGAAAAATGAAATTCCAAATCTTAGAATTAGAGATGCGGCAAAACACTTAAAGGTAAGCGAAGTAGAACTTCTTGCCACAAAAATTGGCGAAACAACCAGTCCACTTAAACCTAATTTTGCAGAATTTCTGATGAACACACCAAATCTAGGCTATGTTATGGCTTTAACCAGAAACGAATCTTGTGTTCACGAAAGGAAAGGAGTCTATAAAAATTTATCCGTAAATGGACAAACCGCTTTGGCAGTAGGTGAAGACATAGATTTGAGAATTTTTTTAAAAGATTGGAAATTCGGATTTTATGTTGAGGATATAAGTCACGGAAAAATCACAGAAAGTTTCCAATTCTTTGATCATTCAGGAGATGCGGTTCACAAAATCTACAAAACAGATTCTTCATCAATTGAAGGATGGGAGAATGTAAAGAAAACATTTATAGATGAAACAATAACATTCAATAATGAAATAGAAGTTAGAATTCCAAAAAAAGAATCAAATGTTGAATCGAAAATTCCAAACTTTTTAGAAGAATGGACAAACTTAGAAGATACTCACGATTTTTTTACTATGTTACGAAAATATGATTATTCCCGTGAGTTTGCCTTGTTTGTTGCTAAAGGTAAATTTGCGTTTCTCATTTCACAGAATGACTTTACCTTACTCCTTCACCAAGTAAGCAAAATGGACCTTGATATCATGATATTTGTTGGAAATCCTGGTATGATCCAAATTCATACAGGTAAAATTCACAAATTAGAAACCATGGGGCCTTGGTTTAATGTATTAGATCCAGAGTTCAACTTACATTTAAGAACCGATATGATCCACAATGTGTGGGTTGTAGACAAACCCACAAAAGATGGCATGGTTACCTCATTAGAACTATTTGACAATGAAGGCAATTTGATTTTACAAATGTTTGGAAA
Encoded here:
- a CDS encoding hemin-degrading factor, with the protein product MNETLKQKWENLKNEIPNLRIRDAAKHLKVSEVELLATKIGETTSPLKPNFAEFLMNTPNLGYVMALTRNESCVHERKGVYKNLSVNGQTALAVGEDIDLRIFLKDWKFGFYVEDISHGKITESFQFFDHSGDAVHKIYKTDSSSIEGWENVKKTFIDETITFNNEIEVRIPKKESNVESKIPNFLEEWTNLEDTHDFFTMLRKYDYSREFALFVAKGKFAFLISQNDFTLLLHQVSKMDLDIMIFVGNPGMIQIHTGKIHKLETMGPWFNVLDPEFNLHLRTDMIHNVWVVDKPTKDGMVTSLELFDNEGNLILQMFGKRKPGIPQSKVWQELVHGYVSKDNNLNPSFV